DNA sequence from the Luteitalea sp. genome:
GGCCCGCTTCTCCTGCGCCCGCTCTCGACGTTTTCGGCCCGCGGGTCGTACTTCCGTCGCGTGCTGCTCGTGCAGGAGTATTCTGGGCGGCCCGTCGAAATGGGCGCGATTCGCATACAGCTGGGTGCGTTCAGGCCGCGTGTCCGCGCCGAGATCCTCCGCAACGAGGTTCCACTCGGGCGCATTCTGCGCAGACGAGGCGTCGACTTCAAGAGCCGAGCCCGGGTGTTTCTCGCGGTCACGCCGAATCCCGAGATGATGGGCGTCTTCTGGATGCGCGAGCCGCGAACACTGTATGGGCGGCGGACCGACGTGCTCCTCGGCGGCGCGAAGATCGGCGACATCGTCGAGGTCCTGCCGCTCGTTTGAGGCGGCGAGTGGACGAATTCGGTTCGAGACCGTCTGATACGATAGAGCAATGTCGGGGCAGCAGACGAGTGTCACCAACGGCGTGGATGTGATCGTGATCGGCGGTGGTCCTGCAGGATCGACCGTGTCCACGTTGATCGCACGGCAGGGGCATCGCGTACAGCTCTTCGAGCGGGAACGCTTTCCGCGCTTTCATATCGGCGAGTCGCTGATCCCAGAGACCTACTGGGTGCTCGAGCGTCTGGGCATGCTGCCGAAGATGCAGCAGAGCCCCTTCGTCAAGAAATACAGCGTGCAGTTTGTGAGCGCCAACGGTAAGCAGTCGGCACCGTTCTACTTCTGGGACAACAAACCGCACGAATGCTCACAGACGTGGCAGGTCGTGCGCAGCGAGTTCGACCAGATGATGCTGGTGCACGCCCGCGAGCAGGGCGTCGATGTACGCGAGGGCGTCCACGTGCTCGAGGTGCTGTTCGAGGAGGATCGCGCGGTTGGGGTCAAGATTCGTGACGAGGATGGCTCCCGGCGCGAGATCCGTGCGAAGGTGGTCGTCGACGCGAGCGGCCAGAGTGCGCTGCTGCAGAACCGCTTGAAGCTTCGTGTCTGGGACCCTGTCCTCAACAAGGGCGCCATCTGGACCTACTGGGAGGGCGCCTATCGCGACACGGGCCGCGACGAGGGCGCCACGCTGGTGCTGCAGACGGCAACGAAGAATGGGTGGTTCTGGTACATCCCGTTGCACGACAACGTCGTCAGCGTCGGCGTCGTGGCACCGTTCGACCATCTGTTCAAGGGAAGGACGAGCCACGAGCAAACCTATCAAGAAGAGGTCGAACGTTGCAGTGCCGTCAAAGAGCGCGTGTCGTCCGCGCGCCGTATGACCGGGTACTTTGCGACGAGAGATTACTCGTACCGAGCCAAGGCCGTTGCCGGCGATGGTTGGGTCCTGGTGGGTGACGCCTTTGGGTTTCTCGATCCGCTGTACTCCTCTGGCGTTCTCTTGGCGCTGCGATCGGGAGAGCTTGCGGCCGATGCGGTGGCCGAAGGACTCGCGGTCGGTGA
Encoded proteins:
- a CDS encoding FAD-dependent oxidoreductase; its protein translation is MSGQQTSVTNGVDVIVIGGGPAGSTVSTLIARQGHRVQLFERERFPRFHIGESLIPETYWVLERLGMLPKMQQSPFVKKYSVQFVSANGKQSAPFYFWDNKPHECSQTWQVVRSEFDQMMLVHAREQGVDVREGVHVLEVLFEEDRAVGVKIRDEDGSRREIRAKVVVDASGQSALLQNRLKLRVWDPVLNKGAIWTYWEGAYRDTGRDEGATLVLQTATKNGWFWYIPLHDNVVSVGVVAPFDHLFKGRTSHEQTYQEEVERCSAVKERVSSARRMTGYFATRDYSYRAKAVAGDGWVLVGDAFGFLDPLYSSGVLLALRSGELAADAVAEGLAVGDTSAQQLGKWGPPFNQGVDRMRRLVCEYYDGFSFGGFVRRYPELRGTITDLLIGDLFTDRVDNVWKPMESLYGPGKQLVPSWDAGQDAGRPTAGSEPRSNELVLPDGRRP